From Cheilinus undulatus linkage group 15, ASM1832078v1, whole genome shotgun sequence:
CATACTTTCAATGCACAGCTTTTCACTTCCAAATATACAGTCATTCTAGAAGAGcactataaatataaatatacttCCATGTACTGAGTGGGCCATTTGTTAAAGTCATCATACAAAGTCAAACCTAACTGCTGCATGAATGAGGACCCCTGCTGTGAAACTTCACCTCATTTCCTGTCAGGTTTGgatgctttattttaaatgaacaaCTGTATTCACAAACTTTTTTATAAGTGCAATGAGCATCAATAATTGCCATTTGTATGTTAGtggtttgatgtgtttatgaaATATGAGCCATGTTTCCCTCTGTCAGAGTGATTCTAAATGAGTGTAAATATGTAAGTAGTGATCCTGTAATTTATTTTccaataaaaatgatcacttgTTATTTTAGGCGTCTTGCTTGGTGATTTATGTCTCGGTATGCTAAGTATGAGTATGTGAGCATCGATATGTTCTCATGGTGTCTTGGAGGTGTCACTTTTAGCACCTCTGCTGAGCCGGCCCCGTCGTTCAGCTGCACCTCAGGGCCTCCAGAGTCAACAGACACGTGCAGCTGCAAACACATGTTGTGTTTATCCATTTGCTGATCATGTTAAAGCCGGCACTGGAGGTGTGAAAGTCCCAGCATGGCCGCCTTGGATGCTACTGATGTTTGGAGACAAATTAAGTTGTAGATTGTTTTATTGGATGTCTGCTGTCTGGATGAATGCTGAGGAGAAGCAGCTGTTTGTCTGTGAATGCATGAATATTCCTCATGTGGATTATTAAGAAAGTCTGTCACTGCAGAGGTCAAGAGATTTCTTGATTAACATTTTAACACACGTTATCAGGTGAAAGGTCAATCACACATTGGTTCATTCAGGATCCAGACACAATCTTTATAAAATTTAGTAACTTCATGTTTAAGGTAAATATTCCCCTCAGGCTTTCCATAATACCAGCATTAAAAATTTTGACACTATGAAATTTAACCATATTGCTGTGTTTTTGGACCCAATTGCAAGAAAATTATAAGTCTCACACACCTAATGGAGTAAAGTGGGGtttctttttaacactttttaaatttattttggttttttttgccatgaatttaaagaaaaggcCCAACATATTATGCATTTCTGTAACACTGAAGATGTAGGCTATTAGtttcagagaggaaaaaaaaaggtttaatcaTGTTACAAGGATAAATGGCCAACACTTTTGAAGGTGCAAAACAATTTTGCTGGTCACAGTTAGGTGACTGGGACAGGACAAGTTGACCAGTTATTTAGGCTATTTTTTAGTTCCTAAAGTTCTTTCAGTTTTATGGGGCATATGTTACTGTGGTAAGGCCAGGTTTTTGTATTATTTCAGACAGACAAGCAGGAATTTATTGACATTTTCTGTGAGTTACCTGCAAGCATAAAGCCAAATCCAGGTTATCAatcacatttgtgtttgttCAGAGGTCTGTACTCATTTGGAAAATCATATttgcaaggttttttttttgtatcatgaGCAATAATGAATTAATTGTGAGTATTGGTTGCATAATTTTGCACTAGGAAATATGAACATCTATTTGCTGATTTTGGTGCCACAGTGCATCAAAAGTTTAAGTATGACAAAAAGTGCAAAAGCTAATGTCATATTCATCACCTCATGAATTACAGGGGTTAACCCTCTTTAAATGCTCATCCCATTCATCTGTGTGATGTCACTTCAATGTATTATCTCACCTGGGGCTCAGGAGAGAATATTTAGGTATTTTTATCAGATGGAAGAAGAATTCATTTTACTTTTGTCGAGCTATGTAAAATAAACCCACATTCACCCTAATGGGCATTTCCTGTTTTAGTGATCAAACTTGGAAGGTACATTTATGCAGTGTCTGTGCTGCATAGGTGGGAAAGCAGTGATTCAGAACCTAAACTCTGTCAACAGTCTTTAATtccagattttatttatttatttatttgtccaAGCTGGGGTTATTTTATTCTCTGTGTTCATGCTTTGGTTTTGTACGTTCTTTATTTGTTAGAGCACTTTCTATAGTCTTGTTTGTAAGAGTGCCATgcaaatattattattattattattattattattattattattgtagttgttgttttttgttgtttttgttgttgttataattatcattattattatagaataagaatttttaaaaaatactttcaaaaaaagaacataaaaaataaaatcatatcaaTTAAAATTATTGTGTTccttctaaataaataaatgaaaatgaaaaataattccaCGGTGCTTGTACAATCGAAATGCAGGTACCGCAACCCACCACCAGAGGTCGCCCCAGCCTCAACTTTGCTGCATTTCAGTCCCAGACcaaacatttcatattttcatgtcTGCTGAGATGAGAAGTTGCTTTCCTTCCTGATAAGATCGCAGAAGAAGAAACATTCTTTACAGAGGTTTGTTCAGTTTGTGTTTTAGATTCTGAGCTTCAGGGATGTGacatttataattattatttcgtgtcttttagtttttcatttggCCTCTTTGTGTTCAACTCAATCTTCATTCTATTCTGTCGAGGTTTAAGAGTTAAtgagattttttgtttgtttgtttgtttgtttttgttttgtgatcTCTGGCTGggtggttgttttttttgttttgttttgtttttttttgttttttttctttgctttgtttttttgggaGAGGGTGGGGTGGTGTTGCTATGCTGTTTTATATGGAAGCCCTAATTAGACATCCATTTATGTTACTAAGCTTTCCAGTGataacatttttgctgttttcttgacCCTTTTCCTCCAGCAAAAACAATATTAGTTTACTTATGATAATGAGTAGTATGGTGTTGTAACATTTAGTCCGGACAGAGCAGGCAGGAATACAGATGTGTGGGGACAGAAATCTCTGTCAGTGTTTCTCAGATGTAGAGCATGAAGGATCTTTTACAAGTCAACAACTGCTCCACTGAAGGTGTCCAGGACCTGACATTATCAAACATTGCAGGGAAACATCTGCATACtatcttaattgcacaaataagtCAGCAACATTTTTCTGAAGAGAACCCATGCATACACAGAGAAAACATGCAACTCCAAAGCAGGAAAGCCCTGTCTGATGGGGGTCTAACCAGGGACTTTCTTGTTGAGGGGACAGCCCTATCCACTACTCCACTGTGCAGCCCTACTGTTTTCTTGTGCTCTTGAAATCACTGAAAATAGAGGCATTTCTTAGGAACATTTGACTGAAAAAGACAAATGTCTGCCTCTGCTAGTAGGAGAAGAATGAAAGGACAAGGTTTAAAGTttgtaaactttatttttcaccaCTCCTGGATCACATTAAAGATCTTTTAGGATTTAGAAATGACACATTAAAGCATCAGGAGTTGATGGTGAGTGATCCATCGGTTAGTTTGTCCTTGTTCCGTCACCgtgataaaatatgaagatGGTTAAAtataactgcataaatatttctATGTGTATGACTATAAATATGAGTCTGTGAATGACAGTGTGCTGCCGGACACTGACACTGGAGATGTTTACCAACAGGCTTTAGGAGAGTGATGTCAGACGAGTGAAACCCCAACCAGGAAAGCTTTTATTGGTCTccacactcacaaacactcacacctcctcctcctccctctcctctgctggTGTTGACCCGCCCCCCTCTGAGCAGGCTCCTTAAAAACCAGCAGAGCTCGCCTCAGAGGATCAGATCAAGACTTGCAGAGTGCTTtcacacagcagagcagagcgGGAACTTTACACTGAGGGACATCCAGCAGGTTTATTTTATCAGAACAAGACTTTTCAGAAGTGGATAATTTTAAACTACTGGAATAATGAAGTCCCCAAAACTCAGAGCCAAAGGTAAATAGagtgtttttactttatttcatcCTGTAGTGTTTCtgttaaacaattttttaagATCTGGCATGCTGCTTCATAGTAGAAATTATCATTCTTGCAAGAACTATAAGGATTTTCATTTAATCTTGCATTATGAATGCTTTCATATGAAGTTAAAGACAAATATTGGTACATTTAAGCTTGGTTCTACTTTTTAAAGTTGTGACCAGGGCcagttttagtaattttgaGGTCGCAGGTTACAAACCAAAACGAGGCCCCTCTCCATTTCGCTAAAGTAATCATAGCAAgtgaacaaacatttaaaagcatctcttttcaggtaacaaaatcagaaaaatatagGACATACTCCAAATCTGAATCCCCAAATAGCCAATAGTACATCACCAGCTCTTAGAGGAGCATCAGAACTCAAACTCTGCATATTGTCGTATTTTAACACGTCTCTAGGCCAGTTGGaacttagaaaaacaaaaatagatgaatTTAGGGATCTTTTAGATTTAATTTGCTTGGTATGAAGATGTTTTGAGACTTTTTTAGGGGTAAGGGGTCCTTTTGAAGTATACTTGCATGCCTAATATGAGTACATCTTGAGGTCCCTGGCATTAACCCACCTTTGCATGAGCCAGCTATGAATGTGGCATAGGGAAATCTGACATTCACTGAGTCTATCTTCTTGCAGCAAAGTTTGTCAATGAAGATGACCTGGACGACGTGCTGTGCGAGTTCGATGCAGTCATTGAAGACTTCAAGTCGCCGGTGGAGAAGCGTCACTTCAGGTACGATGAGCATCTGAAGACGGTGAAGAGGAGGAGCTGTGCGAGCGTCAGCGACAGCGGCATCAGCGACTCAGAGAGTGAGTGCATGAGTTATTTACTGTCGAGTCGACTTTATCAGGAGCGGTGCagtcactttttattttaaatgacagtACAGACACATTTCAGTCATCTGTGGAGGGATGAAGCTGGATTTATATTACTGAAACTTGTGTCTCACTCACATTTTGGAGTCTCTGGGCAGAGATTTGCCTCAAAGGGGAGCCAGAATGGAGATCAGGCTCTGCAGGAGTTATCATTTAtttctctgcagcctgaagtaGGCAGAGTCAGGCATGAGAAAGACAGAATGGGAGAAGAAAGACTTTTCTTTGCTATACACTTTaagaaaaacagtcaaagtGATCAGATTTCAGTAAATTCTTATGCGAATTATTCttatttcaaaattattttcaaattttggaCTACTCTGCTCagtgttttaacttttttttgaaatgcacaatgaaaaagaaacttgtTTTGTTTCTCATGTCTGACCTACACTGCAAATTATCATTatgatatcagtatctgcaGAAATCAGCTTCAAAAGTTTGGCATCTACATATATCTGTatgaaaatggatgaaaatttgAGACAAAAGTTGCAACCAACATATTAGCTGTAATTATCTGCCAGTAataatgtaaatattggctgaaaTATCAGCGTGTATCTGCTGTAATGCTTGGCCTGTGTCTGCAGTGAAAATCAGCTTGTATTGGCCAAAAATATTAGCCTGTACTGAcggtaaatattggcctatatcagctgtaaatatcggcctatatcgcAAAAATCTGCTTTATTGCCTGCAAATATCCCCATATCACCTCCAAACATCACCTTTATTGCCTACAAATATTGCCTACATCACctgcaaatatcagcctttattcaCTGCAAAGATCGCCTATATCTGCATCAAATATAAGCTGTTATTAACTGCAGATATcacctatatcagctgcaaatatcagcctgtattgaCTGCAAATATAGACTTTTATCAGCTCAAATATTGACTATGCACAACAAGTTTCTTGAactttaaagtgcattttaagAGCTGATGTTATAACTCTGAACTACCTTTCTTAGATTTGGCTAAAATTAATTAGGAAATATCTGCATTTAAAATATTGGCAGGCTGGCAGATTGTTGCACATACATCCATGCATGTATGCTTGCTTGCATATGCAATCGTGCCTGAACgaagagaaggaaagaaagagagaaatctTTGATCACTGTCCAGAGATTTGTGTGTCAGATTGAGCGACTGCTGCATATTTTGGCGCCTACCTCTGGACTGTGGCTGCAGATCCAAACTTTTcaaagtatctttttttttatctgctccCTCTCTGGGCTGCAGAGGTGGCCTCAGGCTGCATAAACGTGGTAGCTTCATGTGCTGACATATGGAGAAAAATATGCTTCAGGTCCCCAGGAGCAAAGATAGTTTCCCAAACACATGTGAGCACATCAGGACTGCCAGGAGACAAAGGGAAATGGTCTGGAAACTCTTCTGGAAGAAGAGAGATGAAATCACATGAATTCAAGACTAAAGCATGATTACATCTTTAAACTTTGTTCTGTCCAATCTTTATGCAGATTTTTTATGTTAGCACAACAATTTGACTAAAGAATTTTAGTAATGTGGGTTCTAGTGGTTTTTCAAGCCTATCatcattttttgcagtgtttatACCAGCCAGGACTTATCTAATTACCACATCACCACTAATGATCCTGAAGCAATCATCATGGGTGATAATAACAGGGGTAGGTGTTCAGACCTGTGTCTGCGGTGCTAATGAGCGTGTTGATCTGCAGAAGGGATCAGATTCCTGCAGGAGCTCTGTCCTCTCCATGGCAGTCTAATGAAGAGAGAACTGTCTGACACAGAGACAGGCTATTGTCCCACAGtctgatggatggacagaccGTTAGACCTGCTGATTAATGACACAAACCATGCAGAGTCAGAGTCATCCACCAGGGAgtaaaagcagagacagagagacataGAAAAGGGTTTTATATCCAAGTCAAACACTGATTTTAAGGTCTCAGTTCTGTGCGTGTTTGCCTGGGTGCTCCCTGGTGTCTGTGGCGTCTCCTGTCTCCCGCTGTGTGCCGTGTTGAGTGGTGGGAGTGGCACGGGTCAGAGGGACGTGGGTAGTGAGTGGTCTACATCTAACAGGCTGTCAAGGTccactgcagagagagagagaaagagagagagagggaggcgaGGACAGCTTCAAGTGCTGCCTAATCCACTTTTTGTCACACACACTCCAAACTCACATCCTCAGGACTGATAACTAGAGTTGGGATCATGGGCCTTAGTCTGGCTTAAAATGATTCTTGGGTGCAGATTTGACTAATTCTGAAGTATTGTAGTTGTTCAAAATCACTTTCTCTCACTGATTTTCAGCCTTAAATGTTGGACTCTAGCTTCAGAAAGCTTCtcattctctctccctcttcttctgtttataagcagacaaacacacagagagaaaaatgtaatgtggTGGCATAAAATACAACCTGGCAGGCTCAAACTAACCATTATAAGACTTATGTAACCATGCATCCAAAGTTTGAGTTGTGCAGAAGAGATAGAAACAGCAGACCGCTCTGTTCTGGTATCAGAGTGAAAACGTGTCAGAGATATATCTTCCTTAAGAGCAGAGGTTGACATGTCAGACTAACGTGTTATAATGCTGTCACTGACTGCCACAATGGAGATTTAGTCCATAAGTCATGGCTTAAAACTGCAAGTTTGCTTTTTGAAGCAGCCTTTACCCATGTTTATGGAAAAAATATCAGTGCAGTTTGGATTTTGGAGACCAAATTTCACACCaaagttgtgtttttgcagaaaaGTCTCAGCTCACGTGTTTTTGTGTCCAAATACAAGcagatgcatgtgtgaaagacTGAAGAGGAAGGCTGTCATTAGAAGAGAATGTGATGATTACACACTGAAGCTGCTCCACTGACACAGATTTAGATTTGTGTTGTTTGTACACAGAAAGGTGGACTCTCACCTGGACTCATTTGTCTGAAtttgtcttctctctgacaggtGCCGAGTCGCTCAACAGAAACAGCTTCAGCTTCAGCGACGAGAGGCTCAACTCGCCCACCGTGCTCTCTCCCACCAACTCTTCACCTCCGCTCATGTCACCAAAACGTAAGGAATCATTATTAGTCTTATTCTACAAATAGGTTATGGAATATCCTGCAATTGCACTCTGGTTTTGCTTATGTTTGCACTTGCAAAGATTTCCTGCACTCCATACACAAAAAAGATCTCCTAAAAATGGAACTACTTTATATcgttgtttgaaaaaaaaaaggtttatacagtattttaacaagaaataattaaaatgctCTAGTgtgcatgccaggccagtagataGATATTAGACAGACTGTAGAAATACTGGATGAAGTCTGGGAGCGATCGAACAGGTGGTGGCTGCCatattaaaattgcaaaaacaagCGGAAATGATTTAAGCGTGAGCAGGAAATCAAGAGTGtgaaaaaggacagaaaatgcATGCTAAATCATTGAGGTATGCTTATAAAGTACACGGatcaaaaataaagatttcatTATCTGAATATCAAAATACATGCATGCAACAATGCAAAAAAGATATGCACAATAAGAAATCCATTCGTACTTGATCTAGGAACTCTGCAAGATACAATGAAACAGTGATCCACAGAAACACAAGAAGGGTCTAAACTTAGGtctaatttgatttttatgattaaaatcTGCTCTGTCTGAAATCTGAATCTCGTCTGTCTCTGCAGCTAAACTGGGCGACACCAAAGAGCTGGAGGACTTCATCGCCGACCTGGACCGGACATTAGAGAGTAAGTGCTAATACCGCTGATCTGTCACAACGTTTGATGAATTAGCGTGTGTGCTGGCGCCGCCCGCTTCTCAGGATTAACACGAGTGTTTGTTCCCTATGTCAGCTATGCTAACGACCCCTCATAAAGTGACACAGCAGCCCCTCCCCTCAGCTTTCTTAGAAACAACGCTGTGtcaggaggaggggggaggagacGAGTGGACCATGAAGGCTTCTAAGGCACACATGTCAGCCAAGTTTGAAAGAAAGAGCTTTTACCCACACCGTGACCCATCAGCCCACAAATCACTCTGTTCTGTCTCTACTTATTCAGTGTTTATGTTCATATAAAATAAGAGATGGGAGCTAGAGGATTGGCTTCACTTAGGTATAGTGTTCAGGTTTTTCTCTTGACTGGAGTGTTACTTTCTCTAACAACGTTTTACTTTACATCCATTTGAGCAAAAACATCTGCACTTTTCACTCCATAGTCTCTAGCTTTCATAGCATGAAGGGGTGGTGGGGTTAATTAATAGATGGCATTGTGTGCCACTGTGTGCAAAACAAAGTTTTAGAGCGGGGTCAGTGCTGCGAGACATATTCTGATAATCTGTTTTTGCTTGTTGGATCAAAATTATAGATCTTTAT
This genomic window contains:
- the rgcc gene encoding regulator of cell cycle RGCC, whose translation is MKSPKLRAKAKFVNEDDLDDVLCEFDAVIEDFKSPVEKRHFRYDEHLKTVKRRSCASVSDSGISDSESAESLNRNSFSFSDERLNSPTVLSPTNSSPPLMSPKPKLGDTKELEDFIADLDRTLESM